AGGAAGTGGTCGCACAGTTTCGGGATGTCCTCGCGGCGTTCCCGCAGCGGCGGGACGACGATGTTGAAGACGTTCAGCCGGTAGTAGAGGTCTTCGCGGAACGCCTTCGCCTCCACCCGTCCTTTCAGGTCCTGGTTCGTCGCCGCGATGATCCTCACGTCCGCGAGGATCACCTGCGATCCGCCGACCCGCGTAACCTCCTTCTGCTCGATGGCCCGCAGGAGCTTCGACTGGATCGCCGGAGACACGTCCCCGACTTCGTCGAGGAAGAGCGTCCCCCCCTCGGCGTTTTCGAACTTCCCCGGCCGGGAGGCGGTCGCCCCCGTGAACGCCCCCTTCTCGTGGCCGAAGAGCTCGGACTCGAGGAGCGTCTCCGGGATCGCGGCGCAGTTTAGCGGCAGGAAGGGCCGGTCGGCGCGGGGGCTCAGGCCGTGGACCCCCCGGGCGACCAGTTCCTTCCCCGTGCCGCTTTCCCCGGTGATCAGGACGTTCATCCGGGTCGGAGCGACCAGGCGGATCTTCCGCAGGACCTCTTCCATCGCGCGGGAGGATCCGACGATCCCGTCGATCCCGAGCGGCCGGCCGGTCTCCTCGCGGAGCCGCTCGATCTCCCGGTGCATCCCGCGCTCCTTGAGCGCCTTGAAGACGGCGGCCCGCAGACGGGGAATCTCCACGGGCTTGAGGAGGAAATCCGAGGCGCCGGCGCGCACCGCCTCGATCGCCCCCTCGACGGTGCCGTAGGCCGTCAGGATGACCACC
The window above is part of the Deltaproteobacteria bacterium genome. Proteins encoded here:
- a CDS encoding sigma-54 dependent transcriptional regulator; translation: MNQKGQGRVFVFDDDADSLQSVVAALRRDGFDVFPFADPREGLARVEAEGGDVIVTDLRMPGLTGLEVLRHVTKKIPDVPVVILTAYGTVEGAIEAVRAGASDFLLKPVEIPRLRAAVFKALKERGMHREIERLREETGRPLGIDGIVGSSRAMEEVLRKIRLVAPTRMNVLITGESGTGKELVARGVHGLSPRADRPFLPLNCAAIPETLLESELFGHEKGAFTGATASRPGKFENAEGGTLFLDEVGDVSPAIQSKLLRAIEQKEVTRVGGSQVILADVRIIAATNQDLKGRVEAKAFREDLYYRLNVFNIVVPPLRERREDIPKLCDHFL